From uncultured Roseateles sp., the proteins below share one genomic window:
- a CDS encoding SGNH/GDSL hydrolase family protein has product MKMFKQGLRALWCGAAAALMLSACGGGGGQVEPFKPTRIIALGDESSLITPAGKKYSVNALVTQTDATLPDKLDCKSNPIWVQTVATNFGLVFPQCNPDNVVTTNGVMYAQVGAKVADVKAQIDAHLASGSFNPKDLVTVLVGMHDVLELYNQYPAQSQATLLAQAEQRGQALADQVNRIVNANGRAIFVLTPDMGLTPFALAEKAAKPASGSDQDRAAFLTSLSARFNSKLRLGVINDGRLIGLVNGAEMTQLIVAFPGSYGFVNVDKVACNVALPDCTTKTMSSSTDAAGAVTAADGTTWLWADSIHFGAGMHTRLGSTAYSAASIHPF; this is encoded by the coding sequence ATGAAGATGTTCAAGCAAGGCCTGCGTGCCCTCTGGTGTGGCGCTGCGGCGGCCCTGATGTTGTCGGCCTGTGGCGGCGGCGGCGGTCAGGTGGAACCGTTCAAGCCCACGCGCATCATTGCGCTTGGTGACGAGAGCAGCCTGATCACGCCGGCCGGCAAGAAGTACTCGGTCAATGCGCTGGTGACCCAGACCGATGCCACCTTGCCCGACAAGCTCGATTGCAAGAGCAATCCGATCTGGGTGCAGACGGTGGCCACCAACTTCGGCCTGGTGTTCCCGCAATGCAACCCGGACAACGTGGTCACCACCAATGGCGTGATGTATGCCCAGGTCGGCGCCAAGGTGGCCGACGTCAAGGCGCAGATCGATGCCCATCTGGCCAGCGGCAGCTTCAATCCCAAGGACCTGGTGACGGTGCTGGTGGGCATGCACGACGTGCTGGAGCTGTACAACCAGTATCCGGCCCAAAGCCAGGCCACGCTGCTGGCCCAGGCCGAGCAGCGCGGGCAGGCGCTGGCCGATCAGGTCAACCGCATCGTCAATGCCAACGGCCGCGCGATCTTTGTGCTGACCCCCGATATGGGCCTGACGCCGTTTGCGCTGGCTGAAAAGGCAGCCAAGCCGGCCAGCGGTTCGGACCAGGACCGCGCCGCCTTCCTGACCAGCCTGAGCGCCCGCTTCAACAGCAAGCTGCGCCTGGGGGTCATCAACGACGGCCGCCTGATCGGCCTGGTCAACGGCGCCGAAATGACGCAGCTGATAGTCGCCTTCCCCGGCAGCTACGGCTTTGTCAATGTCGACAAGGTGGCCTGCAATGTGGCGCTGCCGGACTGCACGACCAAGACCATGAGCTCGTCCACCGACGCTGCCGGTGCCGTGACTGCGGCCGATGGCACCACCTGGCTGTGGGCCGACTCCATACACTTCGGTGCGGGCATGCACACCCGCCTGGGATCGACCGCCTACTCGGCCGCCAGCATCCACCCGTTCTGA
- the purE gene encoding 5-(carboxyamino)imidazole ribonucleotide mutase, whose protein sequence is MERALTSASPVVGVVMGSSSDWETLKHAADILAEFGIAFETRVVSAHRMPDDMFAYAEAAVGRGLKAIIAGAGGAAHLPGMLAAKTVVPVLGVPVASRHLQGVDSLHSIVQMPKGIPVATFAIGTAGAGNAALFAIAMLANEQPELRAKLEAFRARQTEVARAMTQDLK, encoded by the coding sequence ATGGAGCGAGCCTTGACGAGCGCCTCTCCCGTGGTTGGTGTGGTGATGGGCTCCAGCAGCGACTGGGAAACCCTCAAGCACGCCGCCGACATTCTCGCCGAGTTCGGCATCGCCTTCGAAACCCGTGTGGTTTCGGCCCATCGCATGCCCGACGATATGTTCGCCTATGCCGAGGCCGCGGTCGGCCGTGGCCTGAAGGCCATCATCGCCGGTGCCGGCGGTGCCGCCCATCTGCCCGGCATGCTGGCCGCCAAGACGGTGGTGCCGGTGCTGGGCGTGCCGGTGGCCAGCCGCCATCTGCAGGGCGTCGATTCGCTGCATTCGATCGTGCAGATGCCCAAGGGCATTCCGGTGGCCACCTTTGCCATCGGCACGGCCGGGGCTGGCAATGCCGCGCTGTTCGCGATTGCGATGCTGGCCAATGAGCAGCCCGAGCTGCGCGCGAAGCTGGAGGCCTTCCGCGCCCGCCAGACCGAGGTGGCGCGGGCGATGACCCAGGATCTCAAGTGA
- a CDS encoding L-threonylcarbamoyladenylate synthase translates to MLVPGNDPAALAEGAKRLAAGELVAFPTETVYGLGARADQDAAVAKIFAAKGRPSDHPLIVHVLDEADAALFASTLPPVAQKLMQAFWPGPLTVIVPRAPGRGAAAAGGQDSIGLRCPAHPVARALLQAARAQGVLGVAAPSANRFGRVSPTHAAHVVSEFEPGLLVLDGGDCEVGIESSIVDCSRGRPVLLRPGVITAAQIEAAAGEALGQLDAAAPRASGTLEAHYAPAATVRLLTLPVLRDALAQTPQQGLEGVAVYSRTLSPRAGSLDRPMPDDAIAAAHELFAVLRALDDAGARQIWIESPEQDPAWDGVRDRLTRAAAATPEA, encoded by the coding sequence ATGCTGGTTCCGGGCAACGATCCTGCCGCGCTGGCCGAGGGCGCCAAGCGCCTGGCCGCAGGCGAACTGGTCGCCTTTCCGACCGAGACCGTCTACGGCCTGGGCGCCCGCGCCGACCAAGACGCGGCCGTGGCCAAGATCTTTGCCGCCAAGGGACGGCCCAGCGACCATCCTCTGATCGTTCACGTGCTGGATGAAGCCGATGCCGCGCTGTTCGCCAGCACCTTGCCGCCGGTGGCCCAGAAGCTGATGCAGGCCTTCTGGCCCGGGCCGCTGACGGTGATCGTGCCGCGCGCGCCCGGTCGGGGTGCCGCGGCCGCTGGCGGACAGGACAGCATCGGTCTGCGCTGCCCTGCCCACCCAGTCGCCCGCGCCCTGCTGCAGGCCGCGCGCGCCCAGGGCGTGCTGGGCGTCGCCGCACCGAGCGCCAACCGCTTCGGCCGCGTCAGCCCGACCCATGCCGCCCATGTGGTCAGCGAATTCGAGCCCGGCCTGCTGGTGCTGGACGGGGGCGACTGCGAGGTCGGCATCGAGTCCAGCATTGTCGACTGCAGCCGCGGCCGGCCGGTGCTGCTGCGACCGGGCGTGATCACCGCGGCGCAGATCGAGGCCGCCGCCGGTGAGGCGCTGGGCCAGCTTGACGCCGCAGCCCCCCGCGCCTCGGGTACGCTGGAGGCGCACTACGCCCCGGCCGCCACGGTGCGCCTGCTGACCCTGCCGGTACTGCGCGACGCGCTTGCGCAGACGCCGCAACAGGGGCTTGAGGGTGTGGCGGTATATTCCCGGACGCTGAGCCCACGTGCGGGCTCTCTCGACAGGCCCATGCCTGACGACGCAATTGCCGCCGCGCACGAGTTGTTTGCGGTGTTACGCGCGCTGGATGATGCCGGCGCGCGGCAGATCTGGATCGAATCGCCCGAACAGGACCCGGCCTGGGATGGTGTGCGCGACCGCTTGACGCGGGCCGCTGCCGCCACCCCCGAGGCCTAG
- a CDS encoding 5-(carboxyamino)imidazole ribonucleotide synthase, with amino-acid sequence MSAVFLPGSVDEQGRPAAVGVMGGGQLGRMFVHAAQTLGFEVVVLDPDANSPAGAAAQTQIQTAYLDAGGLAELAQRCVAITTEFENVPAAALQTLARQRPVAPSGEAVAVCQDRAAEKAHFAGCGVPCAPFAVIETPAHLAAVDEALLPGILKTARLGYDGKGQVRVRSRAELAQAWADLKQAPCVLEQMLPLEREISVIVARSAGGDIVHFPVQQNLHREGILALTQVPAPDVPAALQQEAVACARRIAESLHYVGVLCVEFFLLRDGRLVANEMAPRPHNSGHYSIDACDLSQFDCQLRAMTGLPLVQPRLHSPCAMVNLLGDLWFDDQGQQRTPAWDQLLALPGVHLHLYGKTEARPGRKMGHLTLTAATAEQALATANRAAALLGLPGF; translated from the coding sequence GTGAGCGCGGTGTTCCTGCCCGGCTCGGTGGATGAGCAGGGCCGCCCCGCCGCGGTCGGTGTGATGGGCGGCGGCCAGTTGGGCCGCATGTTCGTCCATGCCGCGCAGACGCTGGGCTTCGAGGTTGTCGTGCTCGATCCGGATGCCAACAGCCCGGCCGGCGCCGCGGCGCAGACGCAGATCCAGACCGCCTATCTCGATGCCGGCGGCCTGGCCGAGCTGGCGCAGCGCTGCGTGGCCATCACCACCGAGTTCGAGAACGTGCCTGCCGCGGCGCTGCAGACGCTGGCACGGCAGCGCCCGGTCGCGCCCTCGGGCGAGGCCGTGGCCGTCTGCCAGGACCGTGCCGCCGAGAAGGCGCATTTCGCCGGCTGCGGCGTGCCCTGTGCGCCGTTTGCGGTGATAGAGACGCCCGCGCATCTGGCGGCCGTCGATGAAGCGCTGTTGCCCGGCATCCTGAAGACGGCCCGTCTGGGCTATGACGGCAAGGGCCAGGTGCGCGTGCGCAGCCGGGCCGAGCTGGCGCAGGCCTGGGCCGACTTGAAACAGGCGCCCTGCGTGCTGGAGCAGATGCTGCCGCTGGAGCGCGAGATCAGCGTCATCGTCGCGCGCTCGGCCGGCGGCGACATCGTCCACTTCCCGGTGCAGCAGAACCTGCACCGCGAGGGCATTCTGGCGCTGACCCAGGTGCCGGCGCCCGACGTGCCTGCGGCCCTGCAGCAGGAGGCCGTCGCCTGCGCCCGGCGCATTGCCGAGTCGCTGCACTATGTTGGCGTGCTGTGCGTCGAGTTCTTCCTGCTGCGCGATGGCCGCCTGGTCGCCAACGAGATGGCGCCCCGCCCGCACAACTCCGGCCACTACAGCATCGATGCCTGCGATCTGTCGCAGTTCGACTGCCAGCTGCGTGCGATGACCGGCCTGCCACTGGTGCAGCCGCGCCTGCATTCGCCCTGTGCCATGGTCAATCTGCTCGGCGATCTGTGGTTTGACGATCAAGGCCAGCAGCGCACCCCGGCCTGGGACCAGTTGCTGGCCCTGCCCGGCGTGCACCTGCACCTCTACGGCAAGACCGAGGCCCGCCCCGGCCGCAAGATGGGCCATCTGACCTTGACGGCGGCCACCGCCGAGCAGGCACTGGCCACTGCCAACCGAGCGGCGGCCCTGCTCGGTCTGCCGGGGTTTTGA